In one Choloepus didactylus isolate mChoDid1 chromosome 1, mChoDid1.pri, whole genome shotgun sequence genomic region, the following are encoded:
- the LOC119529189 gene encoding signal recognition particle 19 kDa protein: protein MACAAARSPADQDRFICIYPAYLNNKKTIAEGRRIPIEKAVENPTATEIQDVCLAVGLNAFLEKNKMYSREWNRDVQYRGRVRVQLKQEDGSLCLVQFPSRKSVMLYAAEMIPKLKTRTQKTGGGDQSLQQGEGSKKGKGKKKK, encoded by the coding sequence ATGGCTTGCGCCGCCGCGCGGTCCCCTGCGGACCAGGACAGGTTCATTTGTATCTATCCTGCTTATTTAAATAACAAGAAGACCATCGCGGAGGGGAGGCGGATCCCCATAGAAAAGGCTGTTGAAAATCCTACAGCTACAGAGATTCAAGATGTATGTCTGGCAGTTGGACTTAATGCAtttcttgagaaaaataaaatgtattctagAGAATGGAATCGAGATGTTCAGTACAGGGGCAGAGTCCGAGTCCAGCTCAAACAGGAAGATGGCAGCCTCTGTCTCGTACAGTTCCCgtcacgtaagtcagtaatgttgtATGCAGCAGAAATGATACCTAAACTAAAAACAAGGACTCAAAAAACAGGAGGTGGTGACCAAAGTCTTCAGCAAGGAGAAGGAAGtaaaaaagggaaagggaagaagaagaagTGA